The following is a genomic window from Pseudothermotoga thermarum DSM 5069.
ATCATAAGGGTTGGGACAACCGGTGCGATTCAAAAGCATTTAAAACTGGGGGACAGTGTTATCGCGACTGCTGCTGTGAGAATGGATGGAACAACCGCACAATATATAATGCCTGAGTTTCCTGCTGTTGCAGATTTTCGCGTAGTTAAGGCATTAATTGAGGCAGCTAAAGTTGTTGGAAACCCATATCATGTTGGAATTGTGTTGTCCACCGATTCATATTACGGAAGAAAATTCGACCCCGAAAGGCATTCTTACATTGGAAAACAACTTGAAAAAGCGGGTGTTCTTGCTGTTGAAATGGAGTTGGGAGCTTTGTACGTGATAGGTGCACTGAAAGGGCTTCTCACAGGATCGGTGTTAACTGTAAGAGAAGAGTTATCAGAGGAAGGTTATATCCAAGCGGGGCCAAAATTCGAACAAGGTTTGGAAAATTCCATAAAGATAGCCATTAAAGCCATTGAAATTCTTATAAAAGGAGGTTTGATGGTATGAAGAAGTTGCTGGTTGTATTGCTTTTGGTTTTAACATTGGCTACTTTCGCAAAACCATTGAAAGTAGCATTGTTAGTCAACGGAAACCTTGGAGATAAGTCTTTCTTTGATTCTGCTGCAAGAGGAGTTTACATGGCTAGAGACATGCTTGGTGTTCAAATAAGAATAGTCGAAGCAGGCTATAATCCAGCGAACTGGAGACCGTACCTTGAAGATCTCTCAGACCAAGACTTTGACATAATCATTGTTGGAACATGGCAGATGGTTGAGATACTTGAAGAGATTGCCCCACGCTATCCAAAGAAAAGATACATAATTTTCGACACGTCTGTTGATTATTCGAAAAAAGGTTTAAACAACGTCTATTCAATACTTTACAAGCAAAACGAAGGTTCGTTCTTGGTAGGAGCTCTTGCCGCTTTAATAACAACATCCGGTATGCCCAAGACAAATCCTGAACCGATCATCGGATTTCTTGGCGGAATGGACATACCAGTCATAAACGACTTTCTTGTTGGATACATCGAAGGAGCAAGGTACATAAATCCAAACATCAAAGTTTTGATCTCATACGTTGGAAGCTTCAACGACCCAGCGAAAGGTAAGGAGCTCAGCTTGGCAATGTACAGGCAGGGTGCGGATATAATCTTCAACGTTGCTGGCAACACTGGTATAGGACTTTTGGAAGCAGCAAAAGAAGCCGACAGGTGGGCAATAGGTGTTGATTCTGATCAGGCTTTGATCTACGAGGACACGGATATAGAGATCGCAAAAAGGATCGTGACTTCGATGATGAAGAATGTTGATCTTTCGCTGTTTAGAGCCATAAAACTTCACTTGGAAGGAAGACTAATTTATGGGCAGGCTGAGGCACTGGGAATTCTTGAGGGTGGAGTCGGTGTAGCCGACAACAAATACTATAGAGAAATCGTACCAGAAGAGTTCAGAAACAAGATCAAAGAGATAGAGGAAAAGATTCTAAAAGGTGAAATCAAAGTAAGCTCTGCTTACGGCATGTCACCAGATGAACTCAATAAGCTTAGAATGAGCGTTAGACCGTGAGGAAGCGCCCGCTTCCTCGCGGTTTTTTTGAGGTGATAAGGTGGTTGCGATTGAGGCCGTTAACATCACAAAGATATATCCAAACGGTGTTGTTGCGAATCGAAACGTAAATGTTCAAATAAACGTTGGAGAAATACACGCCATAGTTGGTGAAAACGGGGCAGGAAAGACTACTTTGATGAAGATTTTCTTTGGGATGGAAAAGCCAACCAGTGGCGAAATAAAAGTTTTTGGAAAAACAGTGCACTTTTCATCTCCAAAGGATGCGATAAAACATGGTATAGGTATGGTTCACCAGCATTTCATGCTTGTACCATCTTTCACGGTGGCCGAAAACGTCATGCTCGGTATTGCACCGAAAAAAGGACCATTTGCTGTTGATTTTAAGAAAATGGAAGAGATAGTTTTAGACTATGCAAAAAAGCTGAATTTCGATGTACCTGTTTGTGAAAAGGTAATGGATTTAC
Proteins encoded in this region:
- a CDS encoding nucleoside phosphorylase encodes the protein MEDPRYHIRVEPDAIGKYVIVVGDRGRVERVAKYLENPTKVGENREYLTYTGYLLGEKVSVMSTGMGAPAMAIGIEELATTNAKVIIRVGTTGAIQKHLKLGDSVIATAAVRMDGTTAQYIMPEFPAVADFRVVKALIEAAKVVGNPYHVGIVLSTDSYYGRKFDPERHSYIGKQLEKAGVLAVEMELGALYVIGALKGLLTGSVLTVREELSEEGYIQAGPKFEQGLENSIKIAIKAIEILIKGGLMV
- a CDS encoding BMP family ABC transporter substrate-binding protein, coding for MKKLLVVLLLVLTLATFAKPLKVALLVNGNLGDKSFFDSAARGVYMARDMLGVQIRIVEAGYNPANWRPYLEDLSDQDFDIIIVGTWQMVEILEEIAPRYPKKRYIIFDTSVDYSKKGLNNVYSILYKQNEGSFLVGALAALITTSGMPKTNPEPIIGFLGGMDIPVINDFLVGYIEGARYINPNIKVLISYVGSFNDPAKGKELSLAMYRQGADIIFNVAGNTGIGLLEAAKEADRWAIGVDSDQALIYEDTDIEIAKRIVTSMMKNVDLSLFRAIKLHLEGRLIYGQAEALGILEGGVGVADNKYYREIVPEEFRNKIKEIEEKILKGEIKVSSAYGMSPDELNKLRMSVRP